In Neofelis nebulosa isolate mNeoNeb1 chromosome 10, mNeoNeb1.pri, whole genome shotgun sequence, one DNA window encodes the following:
- the RBM14 gene encoding RNA-binding protein 14 isoform X4: MKIFVGNVDGADTTPEELAALFAPYGTVMSCAVMKQFAFVHMRENAGALRAIEALHGHELRPGRALVVEMSRPRPLNTWKIFVGNVSAACTSQELRSLFERRGRVIECDVVKGNWRWW; this comes from the coding sequence ATGAAGATATTCGTGGGAAACGTCGATGGGGCAGATACAACGCCAGAGGAGCTAGCAGCCCTCTTCGCGCCCTACGGCACGGTCATGAGCTGCGCCGTCATGAAACAGTTCGCCTTCGTGCACATGCGCGAGAATGCAGGCGCGCTGCGCGCCATCGAGGCCCTGCACGGCCACGAGCTGCGGCCTGGGCGCGCGCTCGTGGTGGAGATGTCGCGCCCACGGCCTCTTAACACTTGGAAGATTTTCGTGGGCAATGTGTCGGCTGCGTGCACGAGCCAGGAATTGCGCAGCCTCTTCGAGCGCCGCGGACGCGTCATCGAGTGTGACGTGGTGAAAG